The nucleotide window ttcttgtaaaaatgtgaaaattctatgttgTTTTATAAAAGAAGTAGATTTTCAtcctcacagactaattccaatgaattcaacaaaaaacctatgacgtcaaaatgctaactataccccctagaaaaattccttgagaagtGTAGTTTTCACAatggtggtcacttttggggggtttccactgttttggtccctccagtgcgttgcgaACGCGACATGGcatcgaaaaccattccagcaacatctgcgctccaaaatccaaattgcgctccttcccttttgagctctgccgtggttctaaatagcagtttatgaccacatatggagtattgctgtaatcaggagaaattgctttacaaatgttggtgtggtttttctcctttattctttgtaagaattagaaaattctatgttttttcagaaaaaaaataaatgttaatttttacagactaattcaaataaatttagcaaaaaaaacgtgggttcaaaatgctaactatagccctagatacagtccttgaggggtgttgttttcaaaatggggtcacttttggggggttcccactgttttggcaccacaagacctctgcaaacccgacatggtgcctaaaatatattctaaaaaaaagaggaggccccaaaatccactcggtgcttctgaggtctgtgcttcagtccattaccacactagggccacatgtgggatatttctaaacactgcagaatctgggcaataaatattcagttgcgtttctctggtaaaactttctgtgttacagaagtttttttattacaaatgaatttcagcaaaataaattacatttctacattttacctctactttgcttaaattcctgtgaaacgcctgaagggttaaaacacttcctGAATGctattttaaatactttgaggggtgccgttttttaaatggggttttTTATAAGGGTTtccaatatatgggcccctcaaagccacttgacaactgaactggtccctcaaaaaatagcatttttacattttcttgtaaatgtgagaaattgctactaatgttctaagccttgtaacgtcctagaaaaataaatgcacgttcaaaaaacaatgcgaacataaagtagacatatgggaaatgtaaactagtaactattttgggcggtattactatctgttttacaagcagatacatttaaatttagaaaaatcataatttttgcaaattttctcataattttggggtttttcacaaagaagcaatgaatttatcgaccacatttttccactaacataaagtccaatatgtcacgagaaaacaatctcagaatcgcttggataggtaaaagcattccaaagttattaccacataaagtgacacatgtcagatttaaaaaaaattgggctgggcctgaaggccaaaatgagcttggtcctgaaggggtaaatcgacggaaaaataaaaaaaatatccgaATTTAGCGAAAcaatataaatgttatttttcagtttgttttttccttgtaaaagtagcaaagtATAGAAAaagacatataaatttggtatcaccgtaatcgtattgacccgcagaataaagttgacatgttgttttaattgcacggtgaatgtcgtaaaaacgaAGCactaaaaacaatggaggaatcacagtttatttcattttctacccctcaaatatttgtttttttgttccctactgcattatattgtacaataaatggtgccatgaaaaactacaactcgtctcgcaaaaatcaagccctcatatgactatatcgaccaaaaataaaaaagtaatggcttttggaagatggggtggaaaaaatttaattaaaaaatggctgtcgggaaggggttaaattgcattactgctatatttactatacttataAATGTGAGATTCTTAGCGCACatgttgatcaaattgtgtgaactCACCTACTATGACAAGGTGCCTCTCACAAATGGGTCCCTACACTAAATAGTATttctgatcgcggcattcaaagggataGATTGAGGGGGTCCTCCCTTTGATCATGTCACAGAGAATCCCTGTAacacgatcgagggacataccttatATAAGCAGACAGCCCACGGTCCATTTACGGACCGcaggactgtctgaccatatttccccaGGCAGCAGTAACCCCATTGTGATACCCATCGTAATATAGTAGGAGTTTCTGAAAATGCCGCCTAGAGCCCCCATAAGCTTTACCAACTGCGCCCATAAGTGCCCTTACATATACCAGCCACAGTGTCTCTATAAAAGCGTTAGTAACAGAGCTGAAACTGCATTTTACTACTAGAACTTCTGCCACTGTGTGACTTGCTGATTCCTGAAGCTCAGACGATTAGCTGAACTGAAGAAAGTGATAAAAGAGCAAGAAAATGCTGTGGATGAGACATGTTTACCTGTCCGGAGCACCTGGATGCATATTTATTGCCATACAGGGCAGTGCCGCCACCAATCACCCCTCCCCCTTATGTTTATCATATGGTATAACATCCATGCTTGGCCAACAGATTTCTTCTAGTTAGTAGTGAAGCCAGATGGAGCATCAGAGCTCTCAACAAGCAGAACAGAGCTCCAACCcccagtaatatatatattagtaaaacCCCCAACATTGACCCAAACCATGACCGGTTATGTAGAAAAAGATCACTCCTAACATTTCTACATGAAGCCTTTCTAACATTTCACACCTCAGAATAAAACATCATTGTGGATAAATTCAACTTTAATCTTTATAGAATCCTTTCCTTCAACAAATTTCTCCCTTCCAAAAAAGCAGAAATCTCCTCCCTGTACACCCAGATCTGCACTGGGGGTACTGACCATTAACAGTCATGGAAATGTAAGGTGGGGCCCTGGATGGTATGGGGTCTGGTGGAGGTTGTGTCATGGAATAGATgatatggagacaggagatatttGCAAACTCAAATGTTAATTTCAGGCCGGCAGTGACGATGCCACAGCTACAGGTATACTCAGTTCTACCCAATATGGGAGGCACAGGATAAGATACGACTCAGGTAGGCGATGATGGCTGACTTGCTGTACAATATCACAGAAAGGGCCAAGGGCAACCCTTCCATTTACAGGTGTTGGTCTGGCAATAAGGCCTAATAGGCCACAATGTTCCTGGCTGCTGTTTGTGGGCCGGCTCCGGCTCCTCACAAGGATTTGTTATTTCTGTCATTAGCAGCAAGAATAATTTATGGTTTATTGCTCCAAACGCTTCATTTCTATTTCCACACAACTGCACTTATTCTAAAATTCCAGCAGAGTTTCTGATGAACTATGAGCACCACTAAAGTCATATCACCTGCCCCATCTACTAATGATACAACACTAGAAGAACCAGCCATGAATTTCTCCATTGCTCTGGACACTGGACTATCACTCATGATGCCCATATCACAGTGCATATGGCAGAGCAGGTACATGGCCCACTGGCAGGCAAGTGCCACCTGATGTTTCATGGTTCTGCTGTGACATCATGTGACCTGCACACGGCCAACTGCCATCTACTTTCAACTGTCAACGGCAGTGATTGGACGGACATCTTTGTTTTCTGCGAGATATTATTAAATGGCGTGCATTGGACAAGGTGGAGACGGCGAGAAAAAGAGAGAAGATGACAAGAGGAAGAGGGAAGAGGACGGCAGTGGATTTATAGAGATAAAGAAGAAGAGAGGAGAGAAAGCCAGAGCATTAGAGGATGAGGAGCCAGGACCGGGTGGCAGCCGGGACCCTGTAACATCCAGCCCCTACCCCAAAATTAACATCAGTCGCTTCACCTTTCATCAGGTGTtgggtaggggcagctttggcgAAGTAAGTTTTACGATTTCTTAATTTCTAGGTGTTCTGGGTATTCATGGCTACTGCTCTGAGGCTCTTTCCCTACAAACTATTGTATTGCTGATAGGGTTGCAGGTTTTGTATGCAGTGATTTACAATGTATTACTTTTACTCTTCTTTTTTTACTGTCAGCTGTACCATCCTGCCCCTACTATTATAACTTGAGCTACAGGTCTGGTGCATCATTCATCTTCCTTACTTATGTGACCAGATATTTGTCCATTCTCTGTTTTATGTAGTCTGTAACTTGTTctttttgttattatgtaatttttattgcattttaggtttAGCACTCATGTCTCTATAGGTGTTCAACTCCCTAATTCCTGTCAAAGGGGCAGTGTACCTAACTTCAGCTGTGCAAttgaatgcaatctattgtttTCTGTTATCTGCCATTTTAGGCTATCACTCCGTCTATAGTGCTGCGCTGTAATAAGCCTCCACATTAGGTCCCATCTGCTAGAACGAGGTATTTTACTGTGCTGGAGAGATGATCTCAGGGAATGAAGAGTTTGGGAAAGGTGCATTGTCAGGGATGTAACTTATAGCTCCTGTGTCCCAATGTAAATTCTTTATTAGGGTCCCTCAATTACCATTATTCCTTTATTACAACCCTACTACATCCAATGTGGGTCTATAAAGGAACACTGACCCCACAGTCCTATATACAGTTTGCTCCAGTTACACCGATGTCGTATGGGTAAGGTTAAATAATCCTAAAAGTGGTCCCCATAAAGTACCCAAGAACAGACACTACATTATGTTTGCTTACTTTTGCTCAGCTGTAGCGTCCTGGCCACTACCTAACTAACCACCACACAGTCCATCCAGCCCCCTCTCTTAGGCAATAGAACAACCAGAGACCCCAGCAGATAAATCACCCATGTACTAAAGGTATAAGAATTTCATCTGTGACCACTTCCAATTATAATTTGTCATCTCTTTTCTTCAGGTGGTCCTGGCATCAGTCCCCAGCCAAAACACCTACATGGCCATCAAGGTTATCAACAAAAGAGGGGACAATGCGGCAACTTTAATGAGAGAGCGACGGATACTCCTGCAGGCCCGAGACTGCCCATTTTTATGCCACCTCTATGCCGCACATCAGTCTCAGGACCGAGCCTATTTCATCACCGAGTATCTGTCTGGCGGCAGCCTGGAGGATTTAATCAAAATGTGCGGCTGCCTGGACATCGGCAATGTAAGGTAAGTAAATGACTGATCAGGAGACAGAGGGAACAATACAGAAAAGATAgtggactaaggcctcatgcacacgaccgtattttttcccacccgtaaatactggcgtaaatacgggtccggtgtcacacgtattcgacccgttttgcaccagtatttacggacccgtgcccgtaaatatgggtccggtgtcacccgtattccacacgtatttacgggcacgtttttggcggcaaaatagcactgcactaatcggcagccccttctctctatcagtgcaggatagagagaagggacagccctttctgtaataaaagttaatgaaattcatacttacccggccgttgtcttggtgacgcgtccctctcttcacatccagcccgacatccctggatgacgcggcagtccatgtgactgctgcagcctgtgattgacctgtgattggctgcagcggtcacatgggctgaaacgtcatccagggacggccaggacgtcgggccggatgtcgagagggatgcgtcaccaaggcaacggccgggagaccggactggaggaagcaggaagttctcggtaagtatgaacgtcttttgtttttattttttacaggttgctctttattctgattggtagtcactgtccagggtgctgaaagagatactgacgatcagttaactctttcagctccctggacagtgactatttactgacgtcgcttagcaacgctgccgtaatgacgggtgcacacatgtagccacccgtcattacgggagctccatagacttctatggactgtccgtgccgttattacggtctgaaataggacatgttctatctttttcaacggcacgggcaccttcccgtaagaaaacgggaaggtacccgtggccaatagaagtctatgagcccgttattacgggtcgtaattacgacccgtaataacgggagtttttacggtcgtgtgcatgaggccgactAAAGGGTGGAAAAAAAGAGGACATGACAAGTCAGACAAAGAACAATGCAGAGAACGAAGGgtgtacaggctgccataaacagcgcCTCTTCTCTGCTGGTGGCGACAGACACTGATAATAACATGATATTATGGAACTGCCAGAGAATGATTTTATGTCATTGACACTACACTGTGTTCTCCCCATCAGATTCTACACAGCAGAGATAGTAtgtggcctccagttcctccatggacaCAACATCGTCCACCGGTAAGCAGAACTTCCCCACATCTCTTGGTTTTCTTCTATGCTGTAAATaatgcacccagctttcccagagtcctgcATTGTGCCTGGTTTTGCAGCGGTACATCCCATGTCTCCTGTATTATTGCCTCACTGGGTTCATTTTCCATTCTCTTTTTTTATGTGTCATCTGTCTTATTTCATTACAGAGATATAAAGCCAGATAACATCATGCTGGATAAAGATGGACACATCCGCATCATAGACCTGGGGCTTGCCCAAGATGGCGTCACCTCCTCCACTAAGATCAATGGAGTGACGGGAACATACGATTATATGGCCCCTGAGGTGCTTCTGGAAAAGGATTATGACGTGGCAGTTGACTGGTGGAGCCTGGGGATTGTTGTGTCTTGGATGTCAGCAGGATGCTCCCCATTTTACGATGGCTCCAGCATTAAAAAGGCTTACAAATCCATCACCACCGCAAAGCCTACATTTCCATCTTGGCTGAATGCTGACCTAAAACATCTGCTAACAAAACTGCTGCGTAAGAATCCTGAGAAGCGGCTGGGTGTGTATAAGAACATCAGAGACCATCCATTCTTTAACACCATCGGCTGGGAGGAACTGGAGGGGAGGAGAGCACAGCCTCCATTTATACCATTCAAGGCAGTTCTGGAGAACCAACACCTGCAGTGGCCGGAGGATAAAAAACACCTTTACCCCGTGGCCGGATTCTCCTTCACATCACCAAGCTGGGCCCGGTAAGATCCTCCTTCTCTAGAAGTGATGTTCCATCTTGCAGGATCAGCCCGTGCCTACTGCCCAGAACTTTGTGCCTCCTGACCCATGCCTCTGCTGTGTATGACCTCGGCTTGCCTATAACATCCTCTCTCTATACCATCTATATGCCGCATTTTCCATCATGTTATTGCCCCAGGACCTTGGCTTTCCATCCTCTAACCTCTGGCTGGCATCAGACATCACTACCTCCTGAAGACCCTCTACACCCCCAGGAGTggcctgtgctttttttttccatctgagACCTGGTGAGTTCAGGAAAAATAGCCGTATATTGTAGTCCTGGGGCCTGCTGAGTACCAGTGATCTTACCAGAGCGGCTATTATCCCTGAACTCACTGATTTCTAGTAAGACACAGGCCAGGTAAGTATCACACATCGCACCTACATTGAGATAACACACACATAGATAGAaacagcacatatatatatatacacatagacacAAGTATAGACACAGACACATAGAACAGATAGATGTACACATTGgctttgatcctgggatttattctgatcgccatatttgggatcaggaaggaattttccccccttacatgaggacaattggctctttcctcttaggggttttcgccttcctctgcaTCAACTCAGCCATAACATTCCCCACAAATAGAAGTAATAACCTTGTGAACACATAAAATCAACCACTTCCTTGAACTACAAATAAAATCTTCTTTTTGCCCCTTACATCTTTGTGTCCGTGTCTTTATTCCCATTGGATGTCCATGTAATAAATTTGCTAAACTCCCCCAATGTCGTCTTCTCCAAAAGACAAGTGAATGTGCACTTCTTGTAAACCGACTTGAGAATCTTAACAGTTCATTTTTATCCAGCTCACCAACCAAGTAGACTCGCGGAGGGTGCAggactgcaccaaattgtagcAGAAAAGGCAAGAAGGTTTCAGCATCAATATCTTcaacaaaatgcagcttttattGAGGTTCCATAAAATCAGGGACAACATATAGAACAGAAACTGACCGGTTTCAGGCCCAAGTGGCCCTTAGTCTTAGCATAGCAAACAAATCACACaggaagcaatatatatatataaactagagaACAAAAGAGTCCATGTTTATCGAGTATGAAAAATAgacaatctttattaataacaacaaaacaacaaaaacagagaatctaaaacaaATCTGTATCTGGATCACCAATATATACATTAATCAAAAGTATGTACATAAATTTTGTATATAGCGTGAGAGGTTAGATTAATGTAAACTCCAATACGAGATACATCAGTATAGGTAGGCTTAAATAAGGATAGCACGGAAGCGAAGTGTAGGAAGCTCAGTGTAAAAGCTTATGTTTACTCAAAGTGACTAGTGCATTAGATATATGACATAAGACCTAATTAAGCCTAGCTgatgcacttacccatatttAGGAGAGTGTTAGTATGACCCAAGATGTGaagtagcgccccgacgcgcgtttcgcctgtagctttatcaaggggtccTGCATGTGCTCAGCAAAATAGTTTGGCAACCGCATTTTTCTTGGGTCACAGCTGATGTAATcccaccagtggcgtagctataggggtcgcagcggtcgcagcagTAGTACAATGCAGTAGTACaatggtacaaaagagacccagcagtgtattttaaagcattggtggcagctcggcggtgaaatagtcattgcacggagggggaagactcttgcccgcccactgtgctgtccagccaatcagctcgcttctagctgtttccctcttcctcatggcctgtgcagagggaaaggaataGAAGATGGTGtgctgctgctctctgaccccacaccgATGTATGTAAGTAGCACCTTCATTGTGTGtaagtctgtcatgctgagcagtcacacttcagggctgactgtttagcataacagacaaagtatatctatctatctatctatctatctcatatctatctatctatctatctatctatctatctatctatctatctatctatctatctatctatctatctatctatctatctatcaattcaattcaattcaaagaagctttattggcaggaccaaatacatattagcattgccaaagcaagtaagaagtaagggaatgagggatagggactgagggcttggggatagggacacatctagggtcggggttatacaagtccatggcatatcatgtctctctcagtttatggcatgcagtgacatattgtgccgctgtgcccactgtggtttcctcttcacccagcaggatgtagagtttctcttcctcttccatggagctgaagtccggtaagagatcagagagtctcctgaagtgagtgtccctcactgctgagtatttggagcagtgtagcaggaagtgggcctcatcctccacggcctcctggtcgcactgttggcacagtcggctctccctgggcttgtaggtctgtctgtggcgcccggattcgatgagcaggttgtgggcgctcagtctgtagcggctcaggatctgtctgtctctggggtttggcagtttctccagatatggcgccagtttatattcccgctgtagactccggtatattgtcagtttctgggatgtctttaggtcgttcctccagtcactgatatattcctcttggcctttgtttattgtcttcttgatttcggcttttgtgaggccgcgctgggtgacattttcttcaggccgggtcagggtgagatgttctggggggcctggtttacctgggaccccttggtgtaacagggctttatggtgataggaactttgcctgctgctgtgtagatgggcccagaatgatagcgccctcttctggattgtgaggtgtagtgggaatctgcccagttctgcccgacaggcactatttgaggtgctccgatggacttggagaaggtgtttgcagaattctaggtggaagatttctgttgggctggaatcccaccttgaccagtctgggtatgtgtccggaccccagacttcactggcatacaggaggattggggagatgatggagtcaaagattttcagccagaccgtcactggtggtttgagatgatagagttttcgtctgatggcatagaaggttttgcacgccttgtctttcagaatctctatggcttgtttaaagcttcctgattggttgatttctaggcccaggtaagtgtacctgtcggtcgctgtgattgtggcgttatttagtgtgaaggtcgggtgcctgggggattttgagtttctcttctggaacaccatgatgttggttttctttgcattgatgggtagtgcccacgtggagctgaatttttctaggatttgcaggttgtcttggagacctttctcggttggtgatagtaacagaaggtcatctgcatacagcaggaatttcacctgggtgtcatggagggcgagacctggtgctgaggaggattccagagctgtggccagttcattgatgtagatgttgaagagcgttggactgaggctgcagccttgtctgactcctcggctctgctggaaatcagccgttcttatcccgttcaccttcatgctgcatctgttctctgtgtaggagcttctgatgacgtcataggttttacctcctattccgctctccagcagtttcaggaataggcccgggtgccacactgagtcaaaggccttcttaaagtccacaaaacaggcgtaaatcttcccatgctttgtattgtggacgtggctcttgatgaggctgcgcagggtgtagatgtggtcagtggtgcggtggtttggcatgaatccagcttggctttggtggaggacattgtgctgggagaggaagctgaggattctcttattcaggatgctgctgaacagtttccccaggttgctgctgacacatatccctcggtagttggccgggtcgtacctgtccccactcttgtggattggtgttataaggccttggttccagatttgcgggaagtagccggcactcagcactatattaaatagtttgactattgcggcctgtatttctggcgggctgtgttttatcatttctggtgagattctgtctaggccgctggattttttacaccttatgtctgaggttctctctgttacttcttgcagtgttattggtgtatccagggggttttgagaatctttaagtgtttcctccatcgccttcaattttgatattatttgtttttgttcttggttttgttcttctttcgggatatctttgtagaggtccctgaaatattggagccagatgttgccattttgaatatgaaggttgtttttcttgcaatttttgcccatgtgtttccataattcccagaacgagttgtcatggagggcatcttggagttgggtaagtttggtggagatgtgcctttgttttttctttcggaggatggtcttgtattgcctctgtatgttgctgtaggcctccttcagaccggtgttgtttgggtctcggtgcttcttatttgaggcatttcttagggtcttccgtacttctttgcactcacggtcaaaccaaccgttaggatatatttcttgtggcctcttgtagtcacatcttttcaggtcagacttgtctgccatggtatagaatatattattgaggtcatttacggcctgattgacccctcctgggcttgtctcatacaccttgttgtagaggttgtgaagcatctcctgcacttctggtctgttcattgtctctttatattttatagttgacgttttggaccatttataagatgggggcaggttgaagaggccggtttgatgtggtttttgtgcagatggtttggttgtggatttgatgtatagaagtaattggttgtgatctgacaggtgcgtttgtggagtgactatgagtgcgccaatgtttgcggggtccatgtccgtgatggcatagtctactacactgctgcctacatgggagtttagtgtataccttcctaaagagtctcccttggtgcggccattcagtatgtggagtcctaagcttcgacatagattcagtagttttttcccgcttttgttgacggtgctgtcatagctgtttctctctttctgtagggagttatgacagtcggcctctgctccaaagatgaagatatttccatcattggtcaggtagtctttatctctccccgttcttgcattgaggtctccgtagatgagaacgctgcccagggtctggaaatgggcggcttccctttgtataatctcaaagctgtctgggttggagtacggggactctggcggtgcgatgtacgttgcgcagagatacatgtcagactgagaggtgaggatggagctgcctattcttatccagatgtggctgtctcctcgcttcacggctttgatctgctcatggagctcctccttgtaccagactaatattcctcctgaacaccgaccctgcttgatgtgtttatttttcagggcggggacagagatttccctgtatccagtgggcaccagggactcattctctgtcctagtccatgtttccaggaggatttgtatatcgatatttttcagtctttggatgaagtctggatcgttaattttgcatccaaaggctgaggcgttgaggccttgaatattccagctgctgattataaaggacgtcattgtgtgtccatataccttgtaatgagcggcgctgtgtaggacgggctggagatgtgactgttgcatgtgttgtagatgttctcgtgttgtacagtcacattagttttttacatagagtgctgagcagggtctttatcatctccatgtctctgctctgcgtgtctctgtgtgaggcagggggtttcctccatgtctctgctctgcgtgtctctgtgtgaggcagggtgtttcctccatgtctctgctctgcgtgtctctgtgtgaggcagggggtttcctccatgtctctgctctgcgtgtctctgtgtgaggcagggggtttcctccatgtctctgctctgtgtgtctctgtgtgaggcagggggtttcctccatgtctctgctctgtgtgtctctgtgtgaggcagggggtttcctccatgtctctgctctgcgtgtctctgtgtgaggcagggggttttctccatggcttttgcctctgttggtctgaccttgggtaaaggggtttttctcctgggtgtagtgaggtgtgtggagtttgaggtcttttcattgttagtgatg belongs to Rhinoderma darwinii isolate aRhiDar2 chromosome 8, aRhiDar2.hap1, whole genome shotgun sequence and includes:
- the LOC142658714 gene encoding protein kinase C theta type-like, with amino-acid sequence MACIGQGGDGEKKREDDKRKREEDGSGFIEIKKKRGEKARALEDEEPGPGGSRDPVTSSPYPKINISRFTFHQVLGRGSFGEVVLASVPSQNTYMAIKVINKRGDNAATLMRERRILLQARDCPFLCHLYAAHQSQDRAYFITEYLSGGSLEDLIKMCGCLDIGNVRFYTAEIVCGLQFLHGHNIVHRDIKPDNIMLDKDGHIRIIDLGLAQDGVTSSTKINGVTGTYDYMAPEVLLEKDYDVAVDWWSLGIVVSWMSAGCSPFYDGSSIKKAYKSITTAKPTFPSWLNADLKHLLTKLLRKNPEKRLGVYKNIRDHPFFNTIGWEELEGRRAQPPFIPFKAVLENQHLQWPEDKKHLYPVAGFSFTSPSWAR